A section of the Vanessa tameamea isolate UH-Manoa-2023 chromosome 29, ilVanTame1 primary haplotype, whole genome shotgun sequence genome encodes:
- the LOC135194388 gene encoding histone H2B, translating into MPPKTSGKAAKKSGKAQKNISKSDKKKKKHKRKESYAIYIYKVLKQVHPDTGISSKAMSIMNSFVNDIFERIAAEASRLAHYNKRSTITSREVQTSVRLLLPGELAKHAVSEGTKAVTKYTSSK; encoded by the coding sequence ATGCCGCCTAAGACTAGCGGAAAGGCCGCCAAGAAATCGGGCAAAGCTCAGAAGAACATCTCCAAGTCggacaagaagaagaagaagcataAGAGGAAGGAGAGCTACGCAATCTACATTTACAAAGTACTGAAACAGGTACATCCCGACACCGGTATCTCGAGTAAGGCCATGTCGATCATGAACTCTTTCGTGAACGATATCTTCGAGCGCATCGCCGCCGAGGCTTCTCGTCTCGCTCACTACAACAAGCGATCGACGATCACCTCGAGGGAGGTGCAGACTTCGGTGAGGCTTCTTCTGCCCGGCGAGCTCGCCAAGCACGCCGTGAGCGAAGGTACTAAGGCCGTAACGAAGTACACGAGCTCCAAGTAA
- the LOC135194331 gene encoding histone H4, whose translation MTGRGKGGKGLGKGGAKRHRKVLRDNIQGITKPAIRRLARRGGVKRISGLIYEETRGVLKVFLENVIRDAVTYTEHAKRKTVTAMDVVYALKRQGRTLYGFGG comes from the coding sequence ATGACCGGTCGCGGTAAAGGTGGAAAGGGTCTGGGGAAAGGAGGCGCGAAGCGACACAGGAAAGTGCTCCGTGATAACATCCAAGGTATCACGAAACCGGCCATCCGTCGTCTCGCACGCAGAGGCGGTGTGAAACGTATATCCGGTCTGATATACGAAGAGACTCGCGGTGTCCTCAAAGTGTTCCTCGAGAACGTAATCCGCGACGCCGTCACCTACACCGAGCACGCGAAGAGGAAGACCGTCACCGCCATGGACGTAGTGTACGCCCTGAAACGTCAGGGACGTACTCTGTACGGTTTCGGcggttaa
- the LOC135194329 gene encoding histone H2A — MSGRGKGGKVKGKAKSRSNRAGLQFPVGRIHRLLRKGNYAERVGAGAPVYLAAVMEYLAAEVLELAGNAARDNKKTRIIPRHLQLAIRNDEELNKLLSGVTIAQGGVLPNIQAVLLPKKTEKKA, encoded by the coding sequence ATGTCCGGTCGCGGTAAAGGAGGCAAAGTCAAGGGGAAGGCAAAGTCGCGTTCGAACCGTGCCGGTCTACAGTTTCCGGTCGGACGTATACACAGACTCCTCAGGAAGGGTAACTACGCAGAGCGCGTCGGTGCCGGTGCACCCGTGTATCTCGCGGCCGTCATGGAATACCTAGCCGCTGAAGTACTCGAGTTGGCCGGCAACGCCGCCCGCGACAACAAGAAGACCAGGATCATACCGAGACATCTACAGTTGGCGATCCGTAACGACGAGGAGCTGAACAAGTTGCTCTCGGGCGTGACTATCGCACAAGGTGGCGTCCTACCTAACATCCAAGCCGTACTTCTGCCCAAGAAGACCGAGAAGAAGGCTTAA
- the LOC135194425 gene encoding histone H3, with the protein MARTKQTARKSTGGKAPRKQLATKAARKSAPATGGVKKPHRYRPGTVALREIRRYQKSTELLIRKLPFQRLVREIAQDFKTDLRFQSSAVMALQEASEAYLVGLFEDTNLCAIHAKRVTIMPKDIQLARRIRGERA; encoded by the coding sequence ATGGCTCGTACTAAGCAGACGGCCCGAAAATCTACCGGTGGTAAGGCACCGCGCAAGCAGCTCGCCACCAAGGCGGCTCGCAAGAGCGCTCCTGCCACGGGAGGAGTGAAGAAACCTCATCGTTACAGACCCGGTACGGTCGCCCTTCGTGAGATCCGTCGTTACCAGAAGAGCACTGAGCTTCTGATCCGCAAACTGCCATTCCAGCGTCTCGTTCGTGAGATCGCTCAAGACTTCAAGACCGATCTCCGTTTCCAGAGTTCCGCCGTAATGGCCCTGCAGGAAGCAAGCGAAGCTTATCTCGTCGGTCTCTTCGAAGACACGAACCTGTGCGCTATCCACGCTAAGCGTGTGACGATCATGCCTAAGGATATTCAATTGGCGCGCAGGATCCGAGGAGAACGTGCCTAA
- the LOC135194419 gene encoding histone H1B-like: MADTAIATEAPAPATPAKKPKASAAAAGGAAAKKPKAKPTHPKTSEMVNSAIKELKERSGSSLQAIKKYIAAQYKVDSEKLAPFIRKYLKSAVESGALIQTKGKGASGSFKLESKSSASKKPAGAGIGGASGGKAASSAASGKSKKATSSAPVAGKGAAAGKKAAAGGASSGAAAAASSPSKSKAKATIKDKKAAAAKKKPAAAKKAVAAAAPSKAKGAASKAKKTAKPPTKKPKAPKPKKAAAATPKSKPTAKKASAAAAKK; encoded by the coding sequence atggccgaCACAGCTATAGCAACCGAAGCGCCGGCACCGGCGACCCCTGCGAAGAAACCGAAGGCGTCCGCGGCCGCCGCCGGTGGCGCCGCCGCCAAGAAACCGAAGGCGAAACCTACTCATCCTAAAACATCCGAAATGGTGAACAGCGCCATCAAAGAGTTGAAGGAACGTAGCGGTTCGTCGCTTCAGGCGATCAAGAAATACATCGCGGCTCAATACAAAGTCGATTCTGAGAAATTGGCTCCGTTCATCAGAAAGTATCTCAAGAGCGCCGTCGAATCGGGTGCACTGATACAGACGAAGGGCAAGGGCGCATCGGGTTCGTTCAAACTAGAGTCGAAATCGTCCGCTTCGAAGAAACCGGCGGGTGCCGGAATCGGAGGCGCGTCCGGCGGCAAGGCCGCATCCTCGGCCGCTTCGGGTAAGTCGAAGAAGGCGACGTCCTCCGCTCCCGTCGCCGGCAAGGGCGCCGCCGCGGGCAAGAAAGCGGCCGCCGGCGGTGCGTCGTCcggtgcggcggcggcggcgtcaTCGCCGTCCAAATCGAAGGCGAAGGCGACGATAAAGGATAAGAAAGCTGCAGCCGCTAAAAAGAAACCGGCAGCCGCTAAGAAGGCCGTCGCGGCGGCCGCTCCTTCGAAGGCGAAGGGCGCCGCATCGAAGGCGAAGAAGACTGCGAAACCGCCGACTAAGAAACCTAAAGCCCCGAAACCGAAGAAGGCCGCCGCCGCTACGCCGAAGTCGAAACCGACAGCTAAGAAAGCATCCGCCGCCGCCGCTAAAAAGTAA